The Candidatus Binataceae bacterium genome window below encodes:
- a CDS encoding EVE domain-containing protein: MNYFLAKTDPDTYSIEDFERDHKTTWDGVTNPQAVRAIRDMRPGDKVFIYHSGGLSSVVGIAQVKSEPRDDPKNPKSAVVDLELLGRVDPPVTLAQIKQSKEFDDWALVRQGRLSTMAAPQKFVEFVRQHAPKAKI, encoded by the coding sequence TTCCTGGCGAAAACGGATCCGGATACTTACTCGATCGAGGATTTCGAGCGCGACCACAAGACCACGTGGGACGGCGTGACGAATCCGCAGGCGGTGCGCGCGATTCGCGACATGCGCCCGGGCGACAAGGTGTTCATCTATCACAGCGGCGGGCTGTCGAGCGTGGTTGGGATCGCGCAAGTGAAGTCGGAGCCGCGCGACGATCCGAAAAATCCGAAGTCAGCGGTCGTTGACCTCGAACTGCTCGGCCGCGTCGATCCGCCCGTGACTCTCGCCCAGATCAAGCAATCGAAAGAGTTCGACGACTGGGCTCTGGTGCGCCAGGGGCGGCTGTCGACGATGGCGGCGCCGCAAAAGTTCGTCGAGTTCGTCCGCCAGCACGCGCCCAAGGCGAAAATCTGA